From a region of the Phaseolus vulgaris cultivar G19833 chromosome 6, P. vulgaris v2.0, whole genome shotgun sequence genome:
- the LOC137832849 gene encoding uncharacterized protein has translation MPPTSAAQTVRVCAFPASRLGLEGIGISPDCNPENACSPRQLFNWALEPAEDAVLDRLFELGYLDAAVWAKENPVEAIVQDDSPAFGNSSAATAN, from the exons ATGCCACCAACATCTGCTGCACAAACG GTTCGTGTTTGTGCTTTCCCTGCAAGTCGATTGGGACTGGAAGGTATAGGAATTAGTCCAGATTGCAATCCAGAAAATGCATGTAGTCCACGGCAG CTTTTCAATTGGGCACTTGAACCAGCAGAAGATGCAGTTCTTGACCGACTCTTTGAGCTTGGATATCTAGATGCTGCTGTCTGGGCAAAGGAAAACCCAGTTGAAGCAATAGTTCAAGATGATAGTCCTGCGTTTGGGAACAGCAGTgcagccactgcgaactag